Proteins found in one Molothrus aeneus isolate 106 chromosome 20, BPBGC_Maene_1.0, whole genome shotgun sequence genomic segment:
- the RABGEF1 gene encoding rab5 GDP/GTP exchange factor isoform X2 produces the protein MNLKSERRGIHVDQSELLCKKGCGYYGNPAWQGFCSKCWREEYHKARQKQIQEDWELAERLQREEEEAYASSQSTQGAQSLTFSKFEEKKTNEKTRKVTTVKKFFTASSRAGAKKAEIQEAKAPSPSIHRQASIETDRVSKEFIEFIRTYQKPGQDIYKQCKLFLDTMSHKRDLSIEEQSECAQDFYQNVADRLQTRWKVPPEKVEKAMDEVEKYIMTRQYKYVFCPETTDDEKKDLAVQKRIRALHWVTPQMLCVPVSEEIPEVSDMVVKAITDIIEMDSKRVPRDKLACITKCSKHIFNAIKITKNEPASADDFLPTLIYIVLKGNPPRLQSNIQYITRFCNPSRLMTGEDGYYFTNLCCAVAFIEKLDAQSLNLSQEDFDRFMTGQTSPKKQESDSFSPDVCLGVKQMCKSLDLLSQLNERQERIVSEAKKLEKDLIDWTDGITKEVEDIVEKYPLEIKAKSQALAAIDSENVENDKLPPPLQPQVYAG, from the exons ATGAACCTGAAGTCGGAGCGCAGGGGGATCCACGTGGATcagtcagagctgctgtgcaagAAGGGCTGTGGTTACTACGGCAatcctgcctggcagggcttCTGCTCCAAGTGCTGGAGGGAGGAATACCACAAGGCCAGGCAGAAGCAGATTCAAGAGGattgggagctggcagagcG GCTCCAGCGTGAGGAGGAAGAGGCCTatgccagcagccagagcaccCAGGGGGCACAGTCCCTGACCTTCTCCAAGTTTGAGGAGAAGAAAACCAATGAGAAAACAAGAAAGGTCACTACTGTGAAGAAGTTCTTCACTGCTtcctccagagcaggagctAAGAAGG CAGAGATCCAGGAGGCCAaagctcccagcccttccaTCCACAGGCAGGCCAGCATCGAGACAGACAGAGTGTCCAAGGAGTTCATAGAATTCATCAGGACCTACCAGAAGCCTGGCCAGGATATCTACAAGCAATGCAAACTCTTTCTGGACACCATGAGTCATAAAAGG GATTTAAGCATTGAGGAACAATCGGAATGTGCCCAGGATTTCTACCAAAATGTGGCAGACAGGCTGCAGACACGTTGGAAAG TGCCCCCTGAGAAAGTGGAGAAGGCAATGGATGAGGTTGAGAAATACATCATGACTCGCCAGTATAAATATGTTTTTTGCCCTGAGACAACTGATGATGAGAAGAAAGACCTGGCTGTCCAAAAGAGGATCAG GGCTCTGCACTGGGTGACCCCCCAGATGCTCTGTGTTCCTGTCAGTGAGGAGATCCCAGAGGTCTCTGACATGGTTGTGAAGGCAATTACAG ACATCATCGAGATGGACTCCAAGCGTGTCCCTCGGGACAAACTGGCCTGCATCACCAAATGCAGCAAGCACATCTTCAATGCCATCAAAATCACCAAAAACGAGCCAGCCTCTGCTGATGATTTCCTGCCCACCCTGATTTACATCGTGCTCAAGGGGAACCCCCCACGCCTGCAGTCCAACATCCAGTACATCACTCGCTTCTGCAACCCCAGCAGGCTGATGACTGGGGAGGATGGATATTACTTCACCAACCTG TGCTGTGCCGTGGCCTTCATTGAAAAACTGGATGCTCAGTCCTTAAACCTGAGCCAGGAAGATTTTGATCGTTTCATGACTGGCCAGACCTCCCCAAAAAAGCAGGAATCTGACAGTTTCTCCCCTGATGTGTGCCTGGGGGTGAAGCAGATGTGCAAAAGCTTAGACCTCCTCTCTCAGTTGAATGAGAGACAGGAAAGAATTGTCAGTGAAGCCAAGAAACTGGAGAAAGACCTCATTGATTGGACTGATGGCATCACCAAGGAGGTGGAGGATATTGTGGAGAAATATCCCTTGGAAATCAAAGCTAAAAGCCAAGCCTTAGCAGCCATTGACTCTGAAAATGTGGAGAATGACAAGCTGCCCCCACCACTGCAGCCTCAGGTGTATGCAGGATAA
- the RABGEF1 gene encoding rab5 GDP/GTP exchange factor isoform X1 yields the protein MNLKSERRGIHVDQSELLCKKGCGYYGNPAWQGFCSKCWREEYHKARQKQIQEDWELAERLQREEEEAYASSQSTQGAQSLTFSKFEEKKTNEKTRKVTTVKKFFTASSRAGAKKALAGKLKEIQEAKAPSPSIHRQASIETDRVSKEFIEFIRTYQKPGQDIYKQCKLFLDTMSHKRDLSIEEQSECAQDFYQNVADRLQTRWKVPPEKVEKAMDEVEKYIMTRQYKYVFCPETTDDEKKDLAVQKRIRALHWVTPQMLCVPVSEEIPEVSDMVVKAITDIIEMDSKRVPRDKLACITKCSKHIFNAIKITKNEPASADDFLPTLIYIVLKGNPPRLQSNIQYITRFCNPSRLMTGEDGYYFTNLCCAVAFIEKLDAQSLNLSQEDFDRFMTGQTSPKKQESDSFSPDVCLGVKQMCKSLDLLSQLNERQERIVSEAKKLEKDLIDWTDGITKEVEDIVEKYPLEIKAKSQALAAIDSENVENDKLPPPLQPQVYAG from the exons ATGAACCTGAAGTCGGAGCGCAGGGGGATCCACGTGGATcagtcagagctgctgtgcaagAAGGGCTGTGGTTACTACGGCAatcctgcctggcagggcttCTGCTCCAAGTGCTGGAGGGAGGAATACCACAAGGCCAGGCAGAAGCAGATTCAAGAGGattgggagctggcagagcG GCTCCAGCGTGAGGAGGAAGAGGCCTatgccagcagccagagcaccCAGGGGGCACAGTCCCTGACCTTCTCCAAGTTTGAGGAGAAGAAAACCAATGAGAAAACAAGAAAGGTCACTACTGTGAAGAAGTTCTTCACTGCTtcctccagagcaggagctAAGAAGG CGTTGGCTGGCAAGCTGAAAG AGATCCAGGAGGCCAaagctcccagcccttccaTCCACAGGCAGGCCAGCATCGAGACAGACAGAGTGTCCAAGGAGTTCATAGAATTCATCAGGACCTACCAGAAGCCTGGCCAGGATATCTACAAGCAATGCAAACTCTTTCTGGACACCATGAGTCATAAAAGG GATTTAAGCATTGAGGAACAATCGGAATGTGCCCAGGATTTCTACCAAAATGTGGCAGACAGGCTGCAGACACGTTGGAAAG TGCCCCCTGAGAAAGTGGAGAAGGCAATGGATGAGGTTGAGAAATACATCATGACTCGCCAGTATAAATATGTTTTTTGCCCTGAGACAACTGATGATGAGAAGAAAGACCTGGCTGTCCAAAAGAGGATCAG GGCTCTGCACTGGGTGACCCCCCAGATGCTCTGTGTTCCTGTCAGTGAGGAGATCCCAGAGGTCTCTGACATGGTTGTGAAGGCAATTACAG ACATCATCGAGATGGACTCCAAGCGTGTCCCTCGGGACAAACTGGCCTGCATCACCAAATGCAGCAAGCACATCTTCAATGCCATCAAAATCACCAAAAACGAGCCAGCCTCTGCTGATGATTTCCTGCCCACCCTGATTTACATCGTGCTCAAGGGGAACCCCCCACGCCTGCAGTCCAACATCCAGTACATCACTCGCTTCTGCAACCCCAGCAGGCTGATGACTGGGGAGGATGGATATTACTTCACCAACCTG TGCTGTGCCGTGGCCTTCATTGAAAAACTGGATGCTCAGTCCTTAAACCTGAGCCAGGAAGATTTTGATCGTTTCATGACTGGCCAGACCTCCCCAAAAAAGCAGGAATCTGACAGTTTCTCCCCTGATGTGTGCCTGGGGGTGAAGCAGATGTGCAAAAGCTTAGACCTCCTCTCTCAGTTGAATGAGAGACAGGAAAGAATTGTCAGTGAAGCCAAGAAACTGGAGAAAGACCTCATTGATTGGACTGATGGCATCACCAAGGAGGTGGAGGATATTGTGGAGAAATATCCCTTGGAAATCAAAGCTAAAAGCCAAGCCTTAGCAGCCATTGACTCTGAAAATGTGGAGAATGACAAGCTGCCCCCACCACTGCAGCCTCAGGTGTATGCAGGATAA
- the RABGEF1 gene encoding rab5 GDP/GTP exchange factor isoform X3 yields the protein MNLKSERRGIHVDQSELLCKKGCGYYGNPAWQGFCSKCWREEYHKARQKQIQEDWELAERLQREEEEAYASSQSTQGAQSLTFSKFEEKKTNEKTRKVTTVKKFFTASSRAGAKKEIQEAKAPSPSIHRQASIETDRVSKEFIEFIRTYQKPGQDIYKQCKLFLDTMSHKRDLSIEEQSECAQDFYQNVADRLQTRWKVPPEKVEKAMDEVEKYIMTRQYKYVFCPETTDDEKKDLAVQKRIRALHWVTPQMLCVPVSEEIPEVSDMVVKAITDIIEMDSKRVPRDKLACITKCSKHIFNAIKITKNEPASADDFLPTLIYIVLKGNPPRLQSNIQYITRFCNPSRLMTGEDGYYFTNLCCAVAFIEKLDAQSLNLSQEDFDRFMTGQTSPKKQESDSFSPDVCLGVKQMCKSLDLLSQLNERQERIVSEAKKLEKDLIDWTDGITKEVEDIVEKYPLEIKAKSQALAAIDSENVENDKLPPPLQPQVYAG from the exons ATGAACCTGAAGTCGGAGCGCAGGGGGATCCACGTGGATcagtcagagctgctgtgcaagAAGGGCTGTGGTTACTACGGCAatcctgcctggcagggcttCTGCTCCAAGTGCTGGAGGGAGGAATACCACAAGGCCAGGCAGAAGCAGATTCAAGAGGattgggagctggcagagcG GCTCCAGCGTGAGGAGGAAGAGGCCTatgccagcagccagagcaccCAGGGGGCACAGTCCCTGACCTTCTCCAAGTTTGAGGAGAAGAAAACCAATGAGAAAACAAGAAAGGTCACTACTGTGAAGAAGTTCTTCACTGCTtcctccagagcaggagctAAGAAGG AGATCCAGGAGGCCAaagctcccagcccttccaTCCACAGGCAGGCCAGCATCGAGACAGACAGAGTGTCCAAGGAGTTCATAGAATTCATCAGGACCTACCAGAAGCCTGGCCAGGATATCTACAAGCAATGCAAACTCTTTCTGGACACCATGAGTCATAAAAGG GATTTAAGCATTGAGGAACAATCGGAATGTGCCCAGGATTTCTACCAAAATGTGGCAGACAGGCTGCAGACACGTTGGAAAG TGCCCCCTGAGAAAGTGGAGAAGGCAATGGATGAGGTTGAGAAATACATCATGACTCGCCAGTATAAATATGTTTTTTGCCCTGAGACAACTGATGATGAGAAGAAAGACCTGGCTGTCCAAAAGAGGATCAG GGCTCTGCACTGGGTGACCCCCCAGATGCTCTGTGTTCCTGTCAGTGAGGAGATCCCAGAGGTCTCTGACATGGTTGTGAAGGCAATTACAG ACATCATCGAGATGGACTCCAAGCGTGTCCCTCGGGACAAACTGGCCTGCATCACCAAATGCAGCAAGCACATCTTCAATGCCATCAAAATCACCAAAAACGAGCCAGCCTCTGCTGATGATTTCCTGCCCACCCTGATTTACATCGTGCTCAAGGGGAACCCCCCACGCCTGCAGTCCAACATCCAGTACATCACTCGCTTCTGCAACCCCAGCAGGCTGATGACTGGGGAGGATGGATATTACTTCACCAACCTG TGCTGTGCCGTGGCCTTCATTGAAAAACTGGATGCTCAGTCCTTAAACCTGAGCCAGGAAGATTTTGATCGTTTCATGACTGGCCAGACCTCCCCAAAAAAGCAGGAATCTGACAGTTTCTCCCCTGATGTGTGCCTGGGGGTGAAGCAGATGTGCAAAAGCTTAGACCTCCTCTCTCAGTTGAATGAGAGACAGGAAAGAATTGTCAGTGAAGCCAAGAAACTGGAGAAAGACCTCATTGATTGGACTGATGGCATCACCAAGGAGGTGGAGGATATTGTGGAGAAATATCCCTTGGAAATCAAAGCTAAAAGCCAAGCCTTAGCAGCCATTGACTCTGAAAATGTGGAGAATGACAAGCTGCCCCCACCACTGCAGCCTCAGGTGTATGCAGGATAA